ACACTCATTCAATCTCCTCTGTCCTCCACTTATATGCTTCGACTTGCCGCCGATTTTTTAATACACTTTTATTTACGATTTGAATCGTCCGTTCCGTGGAAAGTAGCAAAATATGTTATTTGATGAGATGATGTTGGTTATGTATTACATTGTTCGAAGATACGAACTTTATTTATTCCAGAACAAGTGAACACGACagtgtatataaatttattgtttattgcactccttataaatataatcgaaCAGGAAGCGATTCTGCGCAGTTTTCATCTATATTCTGCAATAAGAGGTGTTGGTGGCTAGGTTCATGTATATTATCAAACATTTTAATATATCAAATAGTAGCTAGTTAACTATTATAAAATTAGGCATTGTAGGACTCaggaaaaattacaattaaaaagatacaacattgaaaaaaatatgaaaaaaatctgacgcTGATCTCAAAATGCTATTTTCAACATCATAAGAATATATATTACTAAAAATACACATGTTATTAGAGATGTTGAATGACTTGTATAGTATTATAGTTTTGAAATGCAATGCAAGGGTAGTACAATTGAGAAAGATAAAGTACGAGCATTAGATCTAATCAATCGACATGGCTAAGCTGTGTGGCGCTGGGAGGTAATTGGTTCATCGTTTGAATATAGATCAAAAGATACTACAAAAACGATTCGTTTCATTAAATCCTATCTCGGAATAACGGAATAATGTACCCTTATTTACCGAATAGGATCGCGCGGTACGTAATTGTATCCAAGATTATATAGATTTAAGATATCACTTTCTGTACGATCTATTTCGCGCAAGCCGTGTGACTTTGTGTTAGTACAGATTGGCTATAACTGTATTCTCGTGATTGGCACTACGCAAGGAACTACGTCTGGTCGTTAATAGAACAGCCTCGCTCTAATCGTGCTGTTATTAATTGATCAATTGTTTACTCAGAtaaccgaactcgatacatAATAACGTAACGATCGTTTCAATCTGCATGTAATATTCCATTGTCCCTGTTACATATTAAATATAGCTTGCAATTATAGGTCGTCTAGTGTTGGACAATACTTATAAATGTTGTTGCAAATATGGGTAAGTATGAATCCTACATATTAATATGTACATTTTAGctgactctctctctctctctctctctctctctctctctctctctctctctctctctctctctctctctctctctctctctctctctctctctctctctctatcgctttttttctttttttcttttttttctctttacacTCTTTAATACTCATATACCGTATTACTATTATATTCTACATGCTTCGTgcttcgataaaaaattgaagaagaaaaattgatgacaatgaggaaaaaaattctccatcTCGTTTCAGTTACcgataaatattacaatatataatataatgtataactATAAGAATAAACCACACACACATCTGTATATACCTGTATGTTTAATACACGAATTATAAGCTAAACTCATTATGCATCActggatatatgtatatgcgtatagatcttcatatatatatatatatatataaaaataatttcactgcgaagtgtacaatatttatcgGTGTACGGGTTATTAATCCCGCATACCATACAATGATATATTATGATATGCACTCACACAATCAAAAAACATGaggtttgaaagaaaaaggaaaaaaaaaatacaagaaacaaaaatcaaaatctaaACTGGACATTTCTTTAAAGCGACGCGTGACGAGATGTTCAACATTCTATATCACAAGCTCTTCCCTCTTAATCGGCGATCAAGATCTTGTCGAGCGGATTCGGACCCTTCCTCATCGGTCTTTCCGTATGCGTATTCGCCGGACTATCTGCTAAAATGAAATACCAATTGTTTATTCATTATACGTAGAATCCATTTTACTACCTATACGAAGctgtaatagtaataatacaAGGGGGGTTCTGGACACAGATTCCTACTACCGATACTTACCGACATCTTACCCGAACTCAACACTTCCACGCGATGACGTCACCGCGATCAATCTCTGAGCCTGGGTAAGATGTCCGTATGTGTCGGTAGTAGGAATCTGCGTCCAGAACCTCTCGTGTATTACTGCTTTTGATTAAAACCGGACTAGGTCCCAGTACCTGGCATAACTCGTTGGGCGTTAAGACAGTTCAACCACTCCGTCATGCTGATTTTTCTGTCGTTATTCACGTCGCAGTACCTTGGTAGCTTCTTGCCACATCTTCGTAATTGCTTGTTGTTCGCCACCATTGTACGAAAGCTTTTCCACTCTTTTCTCTCCAATACCTATGAATTTACAGAATTCTCGTCCATAATCAAACACACGTCTTATTACACCCAACTCACCTTATTCTTGTTTCTGTCGAGCATAACGAAGTGCCAAGTCGCGACACGCTCTTCGTTCGACGTCTGCCACTTCAGAGTCGTCTCGTCCGACTCGGTGCTTGAagctttcattttcttctgcATTAAGTCCATCAAATCTCGAAGAAATGCTTGCTTCTTCAATTCAGGGCATCCTAGTTTTTTAACGCACAagataaaattgttttcatgAAAGGCGTTAAGACTTTCGAATTGAGACAATATGGCGCCGGGAACAGTAGTCAGCAAAAACTTTGTCCAATTTGTTAGGCTGATTCTTGTTGTTAGATTAGATCcgaaaatggaatgaaaaacgTTCGACATGTTGGGTGATAATAAATCAGGGTGACATATCGACTACCTTTCATTGGCCTGTTCGGTTCCGGCACCGGATTGCAGTTCGGACTTGCATCTTTAACCGACGTGCCAGGAATCGGTTTACCCGTGTCTTGATATACGCACCAGCAGTAACCAGAGTAACATTGCACTTTACTGTATCGTCCGTCGGGCGTACACTGTGGAACGTAGAACTTCGATTCTGCGATTTGCTTCTGATCTTCCAGCACCGAATTTCTATCCGAGATGCAGTCGTTCGCTGCCAATcaagaattataaaatcacttgaaagaTACGCTGCATGATAGTAGAAAAACAttgattcattatttttttactttatcttACCTTCCGTTTCCTCCGTGGGATCGATAGTTTCGTCAGTAAATATGGGTCGATTTGTCCCTGGATTGCCTATTAAAGCTGATGAACACGGAATGTTCTGGATTAGTAATTCCTTACATGAAAATCGAACAGAAATATGAAATCTTAGCAGCGTATTATACTCCTGCTGGACTAACTCAGTAGTAAATATTTTGCGAACATATCAACATACTTTATGCATGAGATACACTGTActgtgtaaataaaattaacgatgAATACGATTGGTAGTATAGTCATTCGAGTTTTGCATCTCAAACGCTCATTGtgaatacatacatatgtgttAGTTCTGTATGGGAATTGATGCAATTTAGTGTTAGAGTAATACACACGTCTAGCCGTCACCaccgaatgaaatttcacagGTACAACAAACACGTTCATACGTGTGTTGCAGATATTATAACGTATCGTGATGAAGCGTACATGCAATAAATTATGGTATTCAAGCATTAGGAgtattacattatatgtatacatgtaactCGTGAAGAAAACAGAGCTTAATAAATAtgagtatacgtatacctatgtgAACAATAACGAGATACCGTTCGTATAtgcggatgaaaaatttccatacTATTGTACAACAGGCGAAATGTGTCCAATACCTATGGGTGGTGACGCGTTGATTATTTTAAAGCTTGGGACGAGGGTAGTGCGGAAATTTTGTCTCATAACGGTAGGTATTATAAATTACTCGTGGAAACTGTATTAACCCTAACAATAATCTGAGGGCTTGGATGTTTAATGGGAAACATATAATGAGGTGTACGTGACAACTTGTAACTGAACTCTGACTCATAACTGCATGTAGTATCCACCCCTTAACCAACGAAGTTTCAGGGTGTAACACGGCAGAGGGATGCGCAGTTGCAAAcgatgattttcaaaattatttttaacttacATTCTTTGCATCATTTTGTACATGAAGCTACAGCAAAGGATTCGATAGATATATGCATTATTAAATATACCTTGAATCTTTCCAACAACGAAAAGATCCGTGCGCCTGAGGCAGGCAGCCGGAGTTACAGCTGACGTTTAGGTTGAGCATCGTATCCCGCCATGGTCATCCTAAACGTCAAACATCATTTGTCAACATAACCTAAATAttaggaaatttgaaaaatgatgaaaaattgaattcggaCAACGAACTAAGGTAATAATGAGACAATTAGGAGTAGGACTGTGATTAAATATCAGTTATTCATCGTGACAATGGTGCGGCGAGATACGGGGCTCAACCCAGAGATGAGGTGTGACTCCGGTTGCCTGTCTCAGGCGCACATAACGTTTCGCCGTTGAAAAAACTCATGGTATATTATTTCTTGTTGAAAATTCGTCGGTATATGATTACGCGTTTGGTATATTATAGAATCCTGGTTCACACAGTACATATAAGGTAGGTACACATTGTGCTGCGTCAGTTTTCAGGTTTACTACTTGGGTTTGGAGATTGGCGTTAAAGGGGTAATAACAACGTCAATATTGTTACAGGGAATTGTGAATTTACCTTGATCAGTAGCGCGAGTCTTCTGGGCCTCAGGGACCTCAGCGCGCTCATCTGCGCCTGGGTTCAGCGACAAGAACAAACGTactaaatgataataatgatgtcACTCAGCCGACTGGCTTACCTATATAATTGTGTATGTCATTCACATATTGCAATAATCAGCAGCATTTTAAATAGGGATACAGTTATTACAGCGTATTATAGTgctcaaaattaaatacattatcgacaacagcagcagcagcagcaacgacaacaacaatcatCTATACTTCTATATCTATAGGCTACTATAATGCATGCTCGACGCAGGCGTAGTCGAATTATTTCAACTTCTATCGGGTTTAGAGGGCATTCAAGCTATCAATAGGGGCATTAATGGGTCACGAAGTTTAAATATGCATGTAACAGGGTACGTCGAGATCGCCGATAAAAGCATATTGGATTTTAGCTAATTTTCTACACATGGTGATTTAGCTCCGAGATATTTTAATCGTACattaattttctgaaaaaagtaTCCCTCGTACGACAAAAACTACCGTATCTACACATCAGACGTATTATATACTGCAGACAGCACTAAAGTACTATAATTGTAAGTACAAACGTCAAAGTTAGACATGTACACACTATAGGTGCGTAagccatatatatatatatatatatatatatatatatatataatgcaagtacatacataggtataaaaaGTGCGACTGCATTGAGTAAGATTATACTATACTACGGCTGGCATTATGTGTACATACGTCCAGGCATGAAACTATCAATTCAACGCTCGCTAAATACCGACGGTGTAAAATTAAACGTACCTATCGTATGAAAAGTTAATAGATGTAAAACCCAAAGTAAAGCACGAGCGGCAGCAGGACGTGGAAATCGAAGGAGAGAAGAGGCAATGCCCACGCTAAATTCTCAATCCTGAGGCTTTCTTCGAATCGTTCAATTCAATCGATCGAATCGatatttcagaaattaatGTCATCTTTACAGCTGATTCaaagttttcaataaattaattagTTTCCCTTTCACAGTCTGCAGTTGATGAACCAAAAATGATGCACTCTTCGAAGGAGATAACGCGCGTAAGTGATTCGTCTGGTAGGTTAGATGATTCAAGAATACCTCGAGGGTGACAAGAGGCTTAAACAAGAGACCTATATTATAGCGGACATCGTTCAGCCCGACGTTTGGTCGTCGttttatatgtattaaaaaaaaagactcgAAGACACGTCAAATATGACGATCATAATTGAACATACCGCATCCGGAGTAGGTATAAGAGAGAAATTGACGATAGAACCAATCATATGAGAAGACGATCAtagaaaatggtgaaattttcaacgaatgattttttccccGTCGGTAGCACGTGAGAGTGAAAAGTATGTAGTGAACAAAATGGTACGTACGTGGTAATTTAACGGTGATTTCATAAGGGCATGACATTAGCGTCCACAAATAGTGTTTTATTACCAGCGTAGGTGCAGTGACAAAGAATAGTTTAGAGAGAAGGATCGCGATGAGGTTACTGCGGTTTCAATGTTACGCTCTTGCCATCCCAGCTCGAAGAGCTGAATGTGCAGCCAGCACGACTGTCACTGTCACACGGACGTGACACAGGCGAGGTCAATTGGTTCAAATACTTCGTCGTAGTCCGTCCGAACCGCGCCGTGTGGGCAAACTTCCGGCAAGATTCACTAACGCCAAGTTAAACCGCACTAAGACGACATCCTGTACAAGCGCTCAGTCGTTGCAATGCAGGCTCATCATACTATAATTCGCGTGATAAATAtaggaataatttatgttCGCGAACGCAACGACCCGGCGTATTGTTGAAAATCTACGTCAACGGAAGATTTCGAAGTGTGATCAATCCCAACTTTGACGTGGTAAtcattttcggaaaaatttattgggcaAGAAGCGAAACGGAAAAAAGGAAACCGCAAGCGATGGAGGGATTAAGAAGGAACGTTATTcaagcatatatatatacatattaatgagttgaaggtgaaaaattattcattgtatTTAAGGGTGCAAAGTGCAAGAGGAAGATTGTATTGGCACCATTACCACTACTATACGACAATCGATGAATATAAGGATATGCTCTACAGAGAATTTGGAACAGATGAATACAGGAGAGCATGCGTCAAACTTACTTGTAAAGTCGAGAGCCAAGCAGGCGCTCCATTCCTGCCGAGAGAGCTTCACGTCCCCGTTCAAATCGCAAGTCCTTGCAAAGGTCCTGGCACATTTTTTCGGTCGAACCGCTTTCCTCGCGAGCCGTCGCAATTCCCGATACTCGTCCCGGTCCAAAAAACCGTCGGCGTTCTTATCGAGCGTCATAAACTTCCAGGACAATACTCGCTCCACGTTTTTATCACCTGCAAGTCCGACAAGTCCATTAATTACGATCTTTTACCACCCTTTTACGCGCATCTTAATATTACCGCCGGTTGAACTCACCCTCCGCCGAAATGTTCGTCCTTCTATActcgattttgaaattgtcgATTAGGTTATTGTTGAACTTGACTTTCTCCGATCTGTCGCAGGTGTTCCGATGCCTGTTGTTGAACTGCCTGTGCGTCTTCGAGGCGGCCGGAGAGCGTCGACTCTGCGCCGAACGGGTCGACGCCGATCCGGCCCTCGGACAGCGGGGACGATCGTACTTCACGGAGGTGTCTGGAATCGGCCGACCTTGGGCGGTGACGCACCAGCAATAGCCGGTTTCTCCGTGACACTGGACCGGGGAATAGGTTCCGTCGGGACGGCACTGCGGCCGAGCCCCGGGCCGCGTTGAAATCCGCGCTGCGAAGCAGGGCTGCGTCTCTGATGAAAGAATCAAGATGGCCGCCATTTAAATCACGCTTGCGATTAAGTTTCGGCTGTAAGATCGACGCAAGAGCTTGCCGTCTATCCATTGCTATATCACGTCGAAGAGAGCGATGGCAAGAATAGTTTCGTCGTCGTTTCGCCTTCGGAAAAGCCACAGAAACTTGGTATTCAAGCTGCGAAATTGGATCTACCAAATACCAACCTGGACTGCAGGGTCCTGAGTGTTTGATGAGCAGAGATGCGCCCTCGCACTGTTTCGAGATGAATTTACACTGATCTGGATAAGTCACACCGTCACTACCGCATACCGCGACACCGGCTCGTTCGCTCATCGTGCATTCAGTCACTTTTCGCTTGCAATCCTCCTGCAATTCAGGATTAcgtaatatgtatttttttttcaagatttataGATTTCACACACCCCTGGATAAAAAATGGTCTTTTAATTGGCTGCTGATAAGTACGGACGAATGCAGAACTGAAAATCGATAGTTGTAATCACGGTGAAAACTTACAGGAGGAAAAGAttagtttcaaaaaataaaaacctgaAATCACGCAGCAACTGTCttgtcaaattattacatGTTTGAACGACGCTGATATAGGCATCGCATAGACGTAAGGGAGAGTTTGGCAAAATGGAACCTTTAAGGGAAGAATAAAGTTAGACCAACTTCGACcgcgtaatttttttgtttgtggcccaaaaatacatttcaagcgttatcgaaattttctataaatccCATTGGATTGTACCTATAGGGGATCAATTTTTCCAGATCTATGTCTTTTTAACGagttaaaaattgtatttaaaaatctCGATTACCTGTGAGACGATTATCTTCAACGCGAGTTAACGAACAAACCACGCTACACACTAATAACCAAGTAAGTACCTATACCAGTGCGTATTATATACTGGTCCCTGTATCCCCGCAACGAAGTAAATGCAGCTGACCGCAAGAATGAAAGATCAGGTGTTGCTTTTATATCATTTGTGCTTCGGTCATAGCATTGGATAATCTGCGTTGGCAGTTACCGCGCGCTCGAATTGGGGTATAATATACTGTAATAAAAGAAggagatgaaaatgaaatgtaaacgtttgttttttcttcgatttttcttattaATTACCAACATGTCTGTGTGACGTAACACCTACGGAGAACCAGAAATTCCGATAAAGCATTAACATGGAACCTTAAACGAGAACTTCACATACCCATGATGTCAACAGTATCGAGATGTAACGGTAGCCACACAGGCATGCGTTTCAGTGCCGAATCGCGCTGCTCGCGCGgcgaaaaaaaactttcgagtgtatataatatacaagaGGAGAAGAGGAGGGGGTCGGGAAGGTCTCTCTTTGCATGCCAAGCATAGCGGCATACCGATCGTGAACCTGCGGCATACCCGGCCGGTTGATATACTCGTTTTCggtgcaaaaagaaaaaagaagagaaaaaaagttacgaAATTGAGCCAGGCTCAGCTGGGAGTAAATTAGAAATTAGGCAGAGATTAAGGACCTGTGGAACTAGTGGCGCCAACGGATCACGCGTCTCGCAGTTCGTTATGTACGAAATCGTACGGTAACGAATATTAGCTGGACAGTACTTACAGTTCTTACGCTGCAGTAAATAACGTGAGAAAAACAGTCAGATACcattgtttttgttgttgagTAGAATTTCTCTCTAAATTGCAATGCAGATGCGGACGCACATTATTGCACACCagttccccccccccccgaccGCATCTAGTCATTGCTCTATATGCCCTCGGCGCCACGTCGAAGTATGTGAAATATTCTCCCCAGCTTCCAGTGGTCAGGTGGTTATTAGATGGGCGTGATAAATATCGCGAAAACCGATTTGATTCACGGCTTATGCGAAAATAAACCATATCTTTTGGCGTATGTTTGATAGATACAGGGATATTTTATAGTGTAGCCTCACGTTGATGCGACAAACACTTACAACTGTTAATGCAGATGTAAGTAGCTAGTACGGTATAGAAATCATTACAGAAACTTTCACAATTCCAAATTGAATCAGCATTTGAGTTCGCTGTGAAAACAGACATCTATTATACCGTATAATTTGCACTATGCGACTTCATCCTACTGTTACCACCGGACTGCTCCATTGTTATATAGGAAAAGAGATTAATAACCACTGCGATAAATAATGCGAATGAATGTCTGATAAAATAACGAAGCGCGAACCGCGAGATTCTCACACGTAGATCATGTGTAATTGTTTATTGTGTATTATATCGGGGTGATTAATTTCGATACAAAGTGCCGGTCGTCGTTGAGAGCGTCTCCGAGACGTAATTAATTGTAGATATTGGAAAGAGGTGCGGTGCTTCGCGAATGCACGCATGTTTAATCGATTAGTCAAATATACGgttaaaaaaatgagaattcgACGAGCGGCGAGATTTAGGATTAATAAACTTGGCGAAATTGTCTAAACATCGCGTAAACCAAATTGATGGAGACTTAAAGGCTGTTTTTCCTGGAAGCTTGGCTCGATCGAGCGGCGTAATG
The sequence above is drawn from the Neodiprion pinetum isolate iyNeoPine1 chromosome 2, iyNeoPine1.2, whole genome shotgun sequence genome and encodes:
- the magu gene encoding SPARC-related modular calcium-binding protein 2 isoform X4, giving the protein MIPRRRPSACVLPFFNLLLLVNASVAIPTAKEDCKRKVTECTMSERAGVAVCGSDGVTYPDQCKFISKQCEGASLLIKHSGPCSPETQPCFAARISTRPGARPQCRPDGTYSPVQCHGETGYCWCVTAQGRPIPDTSVKYDRPRCPRAGSASTRSAQSRRSPAASKTHRQFNNRHRNTCDRSEKVKFNNNLIDNFKIEYRRTNISAEGDKNVERVLSWKFMTLDKNADGFLDRDEYRELRRLARKAVRPKKCARTFARTCDLNGDVKLSRQEWSACLALDFTTLIGNPGTNRPIFTDETIDPTEETEANDCISDRNSVLEDQKQIAESKFYVPQCTPDGRYSKVQCYSGYCWCVYQDTGKPIPGTSVKDASPNCNPVPEPNRPMKGCPELKKQAFLRDLMDLMQKKMKASSTESDETTLKWQTSNEERVATWHFVMLDRNKNKVLERKEWKSFRTMVANNKQLRRCGKKLPRYCDVNNDRKISMTEWLNCLNAQRVMPADSPANTHTERPMRKGPNPLDKILIAD
- the magu gene encoding SPARC-related modular calcium-binding protein 2 isoform X2, which produces MIPRRRPSACVLPFFNLLLLVNASVAIPTAKEDCKRKVTECTMSERAGVAVCGSDGVTYPDQCKFISKQCEGASLLIKHSGPCSPETQPCFAARISTRPGARPQCRPDGTYSPVQCHGETGYCWCVTAQGRPIPDTSVKYDRPRCPRAGSASTRSAQSRRSPAASKTHRQFNNRHRNTCDRSEKVKFNNNLIDNFKIEYRRTNISAEGDKNVERVLSWKFMTLDKNADGFLDRDEYRELRRLARKAVRPKKCARTFARTCDLNGDVKLSRQEWSACLALDFTIRLFLSLNPGADERAEVPEAQKTRATDQALIGNPGTNRPIFTDETIDPTEETEANDCISDRNSVLEDQKQIAESKFYVPQCTPDGRYSKVQCYSGYCWCVYQDTGKPIPGTSVKDASPNCNPVPEPNRPMKGCPELKKQAFLRDLMDLMQKKMKASSTESDETTLKWQTSNEERVATWHFVMLDRNKNKVLERKEWKSFRTMVANNKQLRRCGKKLPRYCDVNNDRKISMTEWLNCLNAQRVMPDSPANTHTERPMRKGPNPLDKILIAD
- the magu gene encoding SPARC-related modular calcium-binding protein 2 isoform X3 — translated: MIPRRRPSACVLPFFNLLLLVNASVAIPTAKEDCKRKVTECTMSERAGVAVCGSDGVTYPDQCKFISKQCEGASLLIKHSGPCSPETQPCFAARISTRPGARPQCRPDGTYSPVQCHGETGYCWCVTAQGRPIPDTSVKYDRPRCPRAGSASTRSAQSRRSPAASKTHRQFNNRHRNTCDRSEKVKFNNNLIDNFKIEYRRTNISAEGDKNVERVLSWKFMTLDKNADGFLDRDEYRELRRLARKAVRPKKCARTFARTCDLNGDVKLSRQEWSACLALDFTSADERAEVPEAQKTRATDQALIGNPGTNRPIFTDETIDPTEETEANDCISDRNSVLEDQKQIAESKFYVPQCTPDGRYSKVQCYSGYCWCVYQDTGKPIPGTSVKDASPNCNPVPEPNRPMKGCPELKKQAFLRDLMDLMQKKMKASSTESDETTLKWQTSNEERVATWHFVMLDRNKNKVLERKEWKSFRTMVANNKQLRRCGKKLPRYCDVNNDRKISMTEWLNCLNAQRVMPADSPANTHTERPMRKGPNPLDKILIAD
- the magu gene encoding SPARC-related modular calcium-binding protein 2 isoform X1 → MIPRRRPSACVLPFFNLLLLVNASVAIPTAKEDCKRKVTECTMSERAGVAVCGSDGVTYPDQCKFISKQCEGASLLIKHSGPCSPETQPCFAARISTRPGARPQCRPDGTYSPVQCHGETGYCWCVTAQGRPIPDTSVKYDRPRCPRAGSASTRSAQSRRSPAASKTHRQFNNRHRNTCDRSEKVKFNNNLIDNFKIEYRRTNISAEGDKNVERVLSWKFMTLDKNADGFLDRDEYRELRRLARKAVRPKKCARTFARTCDLNGDVKLSRQEWSACLALDFTIRLFLSLNPGADERAEVPEAQKTRATDQALIGNPGTNRPIFTDETIDPTEETEANDCISDRNSVLEDQKQIAESKFYVPQCTPDGRYSKVQCYSGYCWCVYQDTGKPIPGTSVKDASPNCNPVPEPNRPMKGCPELKKQAFLRDLMDLMQKKMKASSTESDETTLKWQTSNEERVATWHFVMLDRNKNKVLERKEWKSFRTMVANNKQLRRCGKKLPRYCDVNNDRKISMTEWLNCLNAQRVMPADSPANTHTERPMRKGPNPLDKILIAD
- the magu gene encoding SPARC-related modular calcium-binding protein 2 isoform X5; the encoded protein is MSERAGVAVCGSDGVTYPDQCKFISKQCEGASLLIKHSGPCSPETQPCFAARISTRPGARPQCRPDGTYSPVQCHGETGYCWCVTAQGRPIPDTSVKYDRPRCPRAGSASTRSAQSRRSPAASKTHRQFNNRHRNTCDRSEKVKFNNNLIDNFKIEYRRTNISAEGDKNVERVLSWKFMTLDKNADGFLDRDEYRELRRLARKAVRPKKCARTFARTCDLNGDVKLSRQEWSACLALDFTIRLFLSLNPGADERAEVPEAQKTRATDQALIGNPGTNRPIFTDETIDPTEETEANDCISDRNSVLEDQKQIAESKFYVPQCTPDGRYSKVQCYSGYCWCVYQDTGKPIPGTSVKDASPNCNPVPEPNRPMKGCPELKKQAFLRDLMDLMQKKMKASSTESDETTLKWQTSNEERVATWHFVMLDRNKNKVLERKEWKSFRTMVANNKQLRRCGKKLPRYCDVNNDRKISMTEWLNCLNAQRVMPADSPANTHTERPMRKGPNPLDKILIAD